TGTTGAGAAGACCTAATCACTGTGGTGACAGGGACAATTAGGAGCAATTCAATCCCACCCATTGTTCCTGTGAACTGCAGGTAAAATTAAAAGCTCAGGGATAGATTAGCAGGTAAGTGGGAGACGCTATTGTATGTTCAGACACCCTCTAGGCCAAAAAAAGAAGATTAGGATGACCAGCTTTGATAACCTTGGCCTAAAAGGAGCTTGGGAAAAGCCACATCCCCAGGTcacatttagtactgctctaaGCAATTCACTTACCCGATTGGATGGGCTAGAAGTGCGGGTGACCTCCTCATAAGCTGACACATTCTCCCAAGTGGCGATAAAGGCATGGGTTGGGGTGAATGTGGCATCTGGAAAACCTCTCTTGACGTCCGCTTCCGCCCGCTTCAGCACGGTAGGAGACTCCGTCTGCCGGTAAAAGATGGATCCTTTTCCTTTGCTGGTGTCAATGTCAGCAAGGAAGGGGGCGATGACAGGGAAGTCGGTGGGGAAACCGTCATCTACATACTGCTTCTCCATGGGAAGATCCTGAGTTGAGATGATTCCATTGGTGGCCACCTGGAACGAGAGGCAAAACAGAACAAGAACTGTCTATAATGATCTAATTCCGGGGTCATATTCTTACTTTTTGGAGTAAGAACACAAAGATAAGCTttatactttaaatgtaataaaaaaaaaaaatttacattttaaacttttaaaaacatttaaattatgaaaagaaaaaatccaTGCTTTTTtagagatattaaaaaaaaaatgagaaggaATGACAGTCATACATAGATACTCACATATAAGTTTGTGAAGGACGCCTCATAGAAGTACATGGGTTTGGTGAGAGTGATGACTTTAGAAGTTTCATCGTCCCCTTCTTGCAGAGTTGCATCGCCGTAAAACATCCCATATGGATAGATGTCATGTCTGTGAATGGCTGTGACATGCTGAACAGTCCATGAAAGTTGTAAAAAGAAGAGCGCTATTTTGTCCCACGTCATTTTTATGAACAACTGCTACACATGCAGCTCGTATTCATGCGGCACGCTCAGTTTGAATGAGATGATGTTGGGCATGAAGGTGGGAAGTTTGCGATCCAGGCATTGAACGGGAGGGACTGTGGGAGGTCACTCGGACGTTGATTGGCTGACGGGTGACACACGGGACACCATCTgtatttcattacatttattagAGAAAAGACTTTGGGGAAAAATAAGTCTTTTAACGGCGATTTAACGGCgacatttattagaaattatttttggttaataaaatttagATGCATTTTCACGTGTGtcatataatattacatattctCTGACAATATAATGTTcatataataatgcattatattacttttacgttttttttagagaaacttattttgttaaatatccTTTTGTTTGCTTAATgttgtttttcctgttttaccTGACAGTTTACTGATAATTGCTTTAAGACTGCTTTAATCAAATTCGTAATCTAATCATTTTACATCGTCTTTAATCAGTTTAAGGAGTGTAAATACTGGATAACAAATGGATGAGCGTCGCAAATCACTGCTGAGGCTCATCAAAGCCTCAATGACCGTGAATATTCACACTGCTCGTTTTTTTAGTTCACTTACTATTTGaataatgtgtaaataataCATACGTtgtgtaaataatttattatgtgAGCACAAactatatgtatttaatatttcgTTCATCCGTATTGAAAACGTATCACACGTCTTGCTTGTTTgttgtgccatctagtggctatTCCTATGTGTGACTCtaataataaaagtgtttttttaaaattgagatttatacatcatctgaaagctgaataaataagttttctattcatgtatggtttgttatctggaatctgatggtgcaaaaaaattaaatactttaaaaatccacctttaaagttgttagaaatgcatattactaatcaaaattaagttttgatatatttacaaaatctcAACATGtacaacatgatctttacttaatatcctaatgatttttggtattaaaaaaaaaaaaaaatcattttgacccatgtatttttggctattgctacaaataaacccatgctacgtaagactggttttgtgatacagggtcacatatgtatatgACAGTGTTGGAATAGGAATTATCCAAAGCTAGAAATAGTGAAAAAGGCATATGGCACAAACCATAAAGTGTAGCACAAGAGAATGTTTCTGAGGTGTGCCTTGGCTTTAACTTTTCTCTAACAAATTCTCCtgtaaacaaaatgtgtttacagtGCACTTAAAGCATTTGCTGCTTAGAGAAATGATTACTCATTTGAGACATGGACTGCAGAGCACAGGTCAGTTTTGCAAGTAAGAACAAAGTTAATGAAACCATTGCAATGTTggatttacactaccagtcaaaagttttcaaacagtaagattttttatgtttttttttaaagaagtctcatctgctcaccaagcctgcatttatttgatctgcaaaaacagtagaatttaaatatgtttactatttaaaataatggctttctattttaatatattttaagttgaaaacaccaaagtacaattttttcaggtttctttgataaatggaaagttcagaaaaacagcatttatctgaaatagaaatcttttataacattataaatgtctttatcatcacttttgatcaatttaaagcatccatgctaaataaaaatattaatttctatgatttctttacctaatatatatatatatatatatatatatatatatatatatatatacactaagcttttgaatggtataccCCCTGGGCTTAAgactagtcccagactaaagtGTAAATCTGAGCTGTTTCACCTGAAAGAAACTGGCACTGATTGACCTTGAAATATGTCAGTGCCCTTGTTTTGTCTCAGGCTGctcaccagtaatgttttttccaaagcatgtttaaacaaaattagtctaagccctgtctgtgaaaccagcccatagtgtataatgttacaatgctttttatttcagataaatgctgatctttggatctttctgttctataataatactaataattgtttcttgaacagcaaatcggaatgctatctgaaggatcatgtgacactgaagactggagtaatgatgctgataattcagctttgataacaggaataaatgacatttcgaaatatattaaaataaaaagtttaaatagtcaaatatttacaaattttactgtttttgctttactttggatcaaataaatgcaggcttggtgagcagaagaaacttctttaaaaacatcaaaaatcttactgttcaaatacttttgactggtagcgcatgcttttttttttttttttttaggttagtCTTTAAACTAACCTAACTTagacacaaataaattaaaacagtacCCAACGACACTTGTTTAATTACTAACAAAAGATGTTTAGTGTCCAGAAAGCCAAAAGGCCCCTCAGGGTGAAAGGTCATTTAGATTTGATCTCCTCTCAGATCACTGAATAACAACAAACACCACCACAGCACTTTCCTAAACAATGTGTGTCAAGCAATGCAAGCAATGACAAAAGATCAAATTTGAggtcatttgatttatttgaccaataatacagtaaaacagtaatactgtgacatatcattacaatttaagCTGTTTTCTATTCAAAGCCATAAAAGTATTCCTTTAATGCCTAAGCTGaatttccagtcttcagtgtcacatgattcttcagaaatcattctaatatgctgatttgctgctcaagaaacatttcttatgatcagaaaacagctgagaaaggtcaaaagaacagcatgtacttgaaaaacaaatatttgtaacattataaataaatttactgtCATTCGTGATCACTTCAATGCAatcttgttgaataaaagtaggTAAATATATAGATCAGTACCTTATTTGGCGTGTAGAGGGCGCAAGATGAAAACAAATAACACTAAAACTAACTAACAGCTGTTGCTGAATTAGCAACAATTAGTAACTAAGCATAAAcgtttttagtttttgtgttgCAAATAAAACGTTTATCACTCATCTACAGCTcgaattcatttattatttgttttaagtgACTTAactgctttatttattcatcctaCAATCATAAACTGTACAATAAGGcttgtattataattttgttagtGGACCTTTGTTTGTCTGCTTAACGCATGACTGGAATTTGATCGTGTCCTGATGTACTTGTGATGTTCCACAATTTCAGTGAATCTGATCTAGACGCTTCAAGTTTCATGACAATGTTCCTAACCATGTTTGGCCTATCAACATGAACATAACCCAAGCTATTTGTGCTTTAACCATTTGGGCTGTAGCCTATCACATTTAGTgatttttcttgtttattatCAAGTAGAGCTCTACAAATGCAAGCTCTTTATTGCCATAaatggttccacaaagaacctttaccATCCGTGGAAACTTttcattccacaaaaggttctttatagtggaaaaagattctttaaatgatcaaaatgttctttacactaagaaaaaaatggttcttttaagaactgttcaccccaaggttcttttatggcatcactgtgaaacccccccccttttggaacctttatttttaagagtgtaacacAAACAGAAGCTTCacaatcaagaaaaaaaagagttaaGTTACTTGGGAATGCGCCTACACAGCTAATAATATATCAGTAAAATGTTACActtgtaaatgctgttttgtcatATCATGAAATATAACACTGCACAGAAAGAATCAGAAAGCCCtaaagtaaaatacacactCAAAATTCCCTTCTGGCAAGACTTAAAACACGTAGCAACATGTTGTGAGTTTAGATCTGTACACGCCCAACCTCAAAGGGAAATTTTAACATCTTCCAGCATTCACAAATGTCTGTTGTTAGAGCTAGAGGAAGAAGGTTTAATTACCTGAATATAAAGAAAAGATGACCGCAGAAATTATTACTATTGGAAGAGATGCCAGcttaattctaatatgctgatttggtattATTTggtattaagaaatgtttatgaTTAACAACgtcaaaaacagttgtgctgctaaatatttttgtggaaacgatACCATTTattgttcaggattctttaatgatgtgtttaaaatgtctttacttgtaaaaatgtctttactgtcacttttattcaatttagtgcatccttgctgaaatcAAAttcatttcttacaaaaaaaagaaaagaaaagaaatagagCAGGGGAGggtggggggtgaaaactttttgaattcaaagatcagggtaaatttgtcatctgggaaacatgtattttttgtagCATCTTAAGGACAGtaccaaatgaaaaaatatgatatttaggcaaaataagaaaaatctccattctgttcaaaagttttcaccccctggctcctaatgcattgtttttctttctggagcatcagtgagcatttgaaccttctgtaatagttgcatatgagtccctcagttgtcctgtgtgaaaagatggatttcaaaatcatacagaccatttgacctcaactgtatattatattatattatattttcttttattaatttttaaatatttaaatcattttaaatcttttaaggATCTTTCTTTCCATATCTTTGTCTTTGGTGGCATGATTTAAAAGGTAATTTTAAAGATTCTTTCTTAAAGGTAAACTGAATTGTTTATAGCACATGTAACCCTTAAGAAACCCATTCAAGCTTGGTTTTTAGTAAGTTATAGCATTGAAATAGCTATTTGATTACTACTATTTCTATATATAGAGTACAGGGCTCTTTGGGACCCCAAACAGTCAGGAAATAATGTCTCAACGGCATATGGGGTTTTAAGGAAGCTCAAATTTCTCATTGCTGTGTCTGGatcagtgtgtatgtgtgtgtgtgtgtgtgtgttgagggTGGGGTCAAGACAATGACGTTGTTTCACCAGTCAACCGCTCATTCAGCAGAGGAACTCATGGCTCACACTACATTCTCCCACTGCCTCTTTGCCTTCAAGAGCATGGGGCAGGCAAAGAGGCAAGCGTGTTTTACTCCAGAGGCACTGAAATACTTGTATGGATCTAAATTTGGAGCACACCATCCTCACACTAATGAACTGCATTCCTTTACCTTGGTGAACCACTCTAGATTCTGCGCTTGAAAAGAAATACAGACTATTTATGCGGTTTATCTAATGTAGAGTTTGTTTTCAATCATGCCAACCTAAGCTAATTCAAGAAAGCTTAGAAAACTTCCAAGAAGATCTCTTCAACAGGAGTTTCAGTATATCCCCAGCAGACATGgatactgaaaataaaagttgtaataataGTTCGAACGTGGAACAGAACGGCGGCCCGACCATCAGCGCGATGATGTTCGCAGCTGGAGTTCTCGGGAACGTGGTTGCTTTGGTTCTTCTTGAGTTCCGCAGGAGGAAAGAGAAGAACCGGCAGAGACAGTCTCTATTCCATTTACTGGTGACTACACTTGTCATTACGGATCTAATGGGAACCTGCTTGATCAGTCCCCTGGTGCAGACTGCATACTTAACCAACATCACACTGGTTGGGATGAGCGAGACTCGTGCGGTATGTGAATATTTCGGATTTGCCATGACTTTCTTCAGCTTGGCGACGCTCTCCATCGTCCTCGCCATGGCACTGGAGAGGTGCCTCTCCATCGGGTACCCGTACCACTATGGGAGGCATGTCACCAAACGCTGCGGATACATCACCATcccttgcatttatttagtctgCTTTCTGTTTTGCCTAATGCCGTTTGCACGCATTGGGAAATATGTGCAGTACTGTCCTGGGACGTGgtgttttatttcaatgaaTCCAAAGGAGACTAAGCACCAGGTTTATGCCAAAGTTTATGCAACTGTCATGCTGCTTATTATTGTAGTTATAGTGGCATGCAACTGCTTTGTTGTTTACCATCTGGTGTTAATGTACCGGAGGCGCAAAATGAACCGAGGATCAGTGCAGACCCGGAGTAAAAGGGACAGGAGGTACTTCTCTTGGGCAGAGGAGGTGGAACATCTCATTCTCCTGGTCTTCATGAcagtcatttttgtcatttgctCCCTGCCGTTAATGGTAAGATTTACAGTATCTTATTAGGATGAATGAAAGTGATTTGCAGtgaattcaataaaatatttagaagttCAAGATGCATTAATGGAACTTTGCTAAACGTAATTTACATATGTTGCCAagttgcataaaaaaaaaaaaaaaaaagaaaaaaatacatagataaaatatatgacatataaaaagtaaatgtaaaaaataaaggaaataaaaataaattatttttttactaaactacttaatattttacttaatattgATATCATCAATTACTAATACcctaaagaaaatatattcatattaacatatattaaaatattaatattcaatattgTTTAAACTGCAAACCTTGCTTGTCTAGAgctatttctactttattttgctggtataaataatgtatttaggTTGACTCGACTAAAACCagttaatatataatttctaatcactttaatagttttatatatatatatatatatataaaactaatttaaaaaacgtttttttactaaactatttaatatttcactacttaaaatggataaaattaattactaataccctaaagaaaaaatattaatattcaaatatattcatatattaatattaaatattgtttaaactaCAAACCTTGCTGGTCTACACCTATTTCTAGTTTAACGcattaaaatttgatttttgctgtgaattaatgtatttaagttgacatatattaatatatatataatttataataactgcAATAATTATACAATCATGATATATGACATATATAAAacgtaaatgtaaaaacaaatacaaaaaactgaTTTTCACTAAACTACTTAATATTGATAGAATTAATTACTAATACcctaaagaaaatatattaatattaaaatatattcatatagtaatattaaatattgtttaaactgCAAAGCTTGCTTGTCTAGAGTTATTTCTGCTTTATTCAAAccattaaaatttgttttgttggtATTAATGTATTCATGTATATGTTGACTTGAGTAAAACCATATAGAATTTATAATAACGgcaataaattacaaatttgtCTATTTGTCTCTAGATTTGTAACTTCAATAATTAAACAcagtttaaatgattaattattattattattaaattattatttaaaatataactaagatagatagatagatatagatattcaTATTAACacttgttaaaatatttatattacatgttgtttaaactgcaaactttatttaacccataaaaataagttttgttggtataaatgaatgcatttaagtTGACCTGACTAAAACCATctacaatttataataactacaataaaatacacaatCATGACATTTGTCTATTTATAGATTTGTAGCTGAAGAATTTCTTTCACTATATTTGATATGAGGTTTTAAAGAAGAGACATTATTGCTTAACATTCTTGCATTGTTTCCCACTTGAGCCTATTAAAAGAACAAGATGTACAACCAGCTGGTTAGAATTGGACTTGGTTGAATCAAAAGCAAACAACATCATGGATGCTTGCATATTATAGTTCATGTCACTGGGCACTGGCATGTTTTGGTTTCCAAGTAACCACATATTTATTTGCAAGTTCACTGACACAGAGGAATGGCCATAAAATGGGTTTTGACCCGTCTTGGAGAAGCTGAAATTCATGATGTGAAATGTCACAGAAACAACATCATCGGTGCATGAAAGCATTTTGAAAAGGACACAGCTGAGATCTAGTGTTTTCAAGATCTTGATGGCACAATCATTTCATCTCCCTCAGAGCTTCTGTATCAACAATAGCTTCCAGTTTGAGATTTAGATAGCTGGAGTGTATTTTTCTTGGAGTGTATCATTCATTCTTGCGAAAAGCAATTCAGTGGttgtcacacacaaacacttctgGTGCTGATATTGTTTAATATAGCTGAGCTGAAAGCAGACTCAAACACCTCTCACTCACCCTTCAGTGATCTGCAACAATGCTACCcatgttaattatttacaaatgatAATTAACGACAGGtcaaatgacattaaagtattACAGTTGAGTAGCTCCTTATGACTCAGAGCTTACGTTGCTGATTCACTGGTTTGAACTGAGTTTATTAGGGGCAATTGAATTTTAGCATAAATTACAAGTAATGTCATTTCACATCCCAGCAGCCCACTGACTAAATTTGTGGGACGGGGTAGTAGGTAAATGCAATGATGGACGGCTCCAGTCTGGTGAAAGGTTACACAAAATCACATTTCATAATAACTTGCTTAGTATATGATCAACTTGACTAAACCTgactaaaaaaatgtgtgattgtGTCAATCTTTTACACAGTGGCTTGCAAGGAGATAATCACACATTAGCTTTAAGATTACAGTTTGATGAAATGCAGTGCATGAGAATTTCGTAATACTTTCATCATACATGATGgtgtgcaaaaataaatctcCTGACCAAACAACATGGTTAAGCTAAATAGTagtcaaaatgaatgaaaatccATCCAACCAAACAAAGGCATTTGTCATAAAAGACTCTGAGCAGAAGTAAACAAACTTAGGAAAATAATATGAAT
Above is a genomic segment from Labeo rohita strain BAU-BD-2019 chromosome 17, IGBB_LRoh.1.0, whole genome shotgun sequence containing:
- the ptger2a gene encoding prostaglandin E receptor 2a (subtype EP2) translates to MDTENKSCNNSSNVEQNGGPTISAMMFAAGVLGNVVALVLLEFRRRKEKNRQRQSLFHLLVTTLVITDLMGTCLISPLVQTAYLTNITLVGMSETRAVCEYFGFAMTFFSLATLSIVLAMALERCLSIGYPYHYGRHVTKRCGYITIPCIYLVCFLFCLMPFARIGKYVQYCPGTWCFISMNPKETKHQVYAKVYATVMLLIIVVIVACNCFVVYHLVLMYRRRKMNRGSVQTRSKRDRRYFSWAEEVEHLILLVFMTVIFVICSLPLMIRVYINSMGKPGVNNKTDLIALRFLSVNSIIDPWVFIILSPSVLRFLWGALCKTTFKPSRNSLFKTSISKNPAGQIELYQPNSTSVETTHLSKSTVQMI